In a single window of the Mauremys reevesii isolate NIE-2019 linkage group 3, ASM1616193v1, whole genome shotgun sequence genome:
- the LOC120402213 gene encoding zinc finger MYM-type protein 1-like codes for MAEQLRNLFTDEVKDANYYSIIVDSTPDVSHEAQLTLILRYVTGNGEVVEQFLCFVPLKSHTSKWLETTVLEIIANLGLDIKNCRGQSFDNAANMAEKYSGLQARLNNANPCALFIPCSSHSLNLIYNAAAKSCEGAMNFFDFVQNMYAFFSVSTHRWSMLQSHLEQANGKHLTVKRICDTMWSAHEDGVLALKMSYDVIKKTLLAIATSNSEKTHAKTEAKALAEKFCGTVYFKELIMQSANRCKKLIQIY; via the coding sequence ATGGCAGAGCAGCTCAGAAACCTATTCACTGATGAAGTAAAGGATGCCAACTACTATTCCATAATAGTCGATTCAACACCTGATGTGAGTCATGAAGCCCAATTAACATTAATTTTAAGATATGTGACTGGCAATGGTGAAGTTGTAGAGCAATTTCTTTGTTTTGTCCCGCTAAAATCCCACACTTCTAAATGGCTGGAGACAACTGTTTTGGAAATCATTGCAAATTTAGGTTTGGACATCAAAAATTGTCGTGGGCAGAGCTTTGATAATGCCGCAAATATGGCAGAAAAATATTCAGGTCTACAGGCAAGACTGAACAATGCAAATCCCTGTGCTTTATTCATACCATGTTCCAGTCATTCCTTGAATTTAATCTACAATGCTGCAGCCAAATCTTGTGAGGGAGCTATGAATTTTTTTGACTTTGTTCAAAACATGTATGCCTTTTTTTCAGTTTCCACACATCGGTGGAGTATGCTACAATCACACTTGGAGCAGGCAAATGGAAAACATTTGACAGTCAAAAGAATTTGTGACACCATGTGGTCTGCTCATGAAGATGGTGTTTTGGCTTTGAAAATGAGCTATGATGTTATAAAGAAAACCTTATTAGCCATAGCCACATCAAATTCTGAAAAAACACATGCGAAAACTGAAGCAAAAGCCTTAGCAGAAAAGTTTTGTGGAACTGTTTACTTCAAAGAACTAATAATGCAGTCAGCCAATCGCTGCAAAAAGTTGATACAAATTTATTGA